AATCCCCTATTAATAATATCTATGATAGCATCCGAAATGTTTTGTAGCGACTTCTCATCAGATATATAAGTTGGCATTGAATATATCAATTTTCCAAATGGTCTTAACCAAACCCCTCGCTTTATAAGCTCTCTTGTAATAATTGTCATCTCAACATTTCTTTTCATTTCAACTACGGCTATAGCTCCAAAACCACGCACATCTTTTACAACTTTATTATCTAGTAAAACTTTCATAGGTTCCAGTAAATATTTATTTACTCTTTTTGAAATCTTATCGAAATTATATGAATTTATTAAATCTAGACTGGCATTAGCCGCACTGCATGCGAGAGGATTAGCCATGAATGTTGGACCGTGCATTAAAACAGGAAAACTGCCATCGCTTATTCCATTCCTAATTTTTTTATTGCAAACAACGGCTGCTAAAGTCATGTAACCTCCAGTCAAAGCCTTTCCAAGAGTTACGATGTCAGGAATTACAGAAGCGTGTTCCATTGCAAACATTTTTCCACTTCTACCAAAACCTGTAGCTATTTCATCAAAAATTAATACAATATCCAATTCATCACAAATCGTTCTAAAGTGCCTTAGAAATTCTGGATGATAAAATTTCATACCACCCGCTCCTTGTACAATTGGTTCAATAATTATTCCAGCAATATCAT
This region of Candidatus Delongbacteria bacterium genomic DNA includes:
- the bioA gene encoding adenosylmethionine--8-amino-7-oxononanoate transaminase; this translates as MDYNFDKEFIWHPYTSLKNPTLVYGVSRGYEDKIVLDDGRIVIDGMSSWWSVVHGYNNSYINNALKSQIDNLSHVMFGGMTHKPAIDLAKKLQKMLPGDLDYTFFADSGSVSVEVAMKMAIQYHYSKGHSKAKFFTVRSGYHGDTYHAMSVCDPENGMHRIFSKTLPLQIFTSDLKVKPDDDWNDSHFDNILKEILALKNDIAGIIIEPIVQGAGGMKFYHPEFLRHFRTICDELDIVLIFDEIATGFGRSGKMFAMEHASVIPDIVTLGKALTGGYMTLAAVVCNKKIRNGISDGSFPVLMHGPTFMANPLACSAANASLDLINSYNFDKISKRVNKYLLEPMKVLLDNKVVKDVRGFGAIAVVEMKRNVEMTIITRELIKRGVWLRPFGKLIYSMPTYISDEKSLQNISDAIIDIINRGLF